A genomic segment from uncultured Alistipes sp. encodes:
- the kdsB gene encoding 3-deoxy-manno-octulosonate cytidylyltransferase, translated as MKYIAIIPARYASTRFPAKPLAMLGGKPVIQRVYEQVAGVLDDAVVATDDERIYEAVQAFGGKAEMTSTAHRSGTDRCREAYDKQGREYDVVVNVQGDEPFIRAEQLEALKRCFENPATDIATLVKPFSESDGLAALENPNSPKVVLDGESQALYFSRSVIPYLRNVPRGEWLTKHTFYKHIGIYAFRSEVLRKVTSLPQSPLEAAESLEQLRWLENGFRIGVGITDAETVGIDTPEDLTRAEAFLKQHPEFNR; from the coding sequence ATGAAATACATCGCAATCATTCCGGCGCGCTATGCGTCGACGCGCTTTCCGGCCAAACCGCTGGCCATGCTGGGCGGCAAACCCGTGATCCAGCGGGTCTATGAACAGGTCGCCGGGGTGCTGGACGATGCTGTGGTGGCTACGGATGACGAGCGGATCTACGAGGCCGTGCAGGCTTTCGGCGGGAAGGCCGAGATGACCTCGACGGCACACCGCAGCGGTACGGACCGATGCCGGGAGGCCTACGACAAACAGGGCCGGGAGTACGACGTGGTGGTCAACGTGCAGGGCGATGAACCCTTCATCCGGGCCGAACAGTTGGAGGCATTGAAACGCTGTTTCGAAAACCCCGCAACCGATATCGCCACGCTGGTGAAACCCTTTTCGGAGAGCGACGGGCTTGCCGCGCTGGAAAACCCCAACTCCCCGAAAGTGGTGCTCGACGGCGAGTCGCAGGCGCTCTACTTTTCGCGTTCGGTGATCCCTTACCTGCGGAACGTCCCGCGCGGGGAGTGGCTGACGAAACACACCTTCTACAAACACATCGGCATTTACGCATTCCGTTCGGAGGTGCTGCGCAAGGTTACCTCCCTGCCGCAATCGCCGCTCGAAGCGGCCGAATCGCTCGAACAGCTGCGGTGGCTGGAGAACGGCTTCCGGATCGGCGTGGGCATTACGGATGCCGAGACCGTGGGGATCGACACCCCGGAGGACCTGACGCGTGCCGAAGCGTTCCTGAAACAACATCCCGAATTCAACCGCTAA
- the lon gene encoding endopeptidase La, whose protein sequence is MSKKNKIEIVEADDMNLVPEILDGKHRVIPIVTGGDEPVEEVEVPEIIPILTLRSSVLFPGAITPITVGRDKSISLVRAVNAEGGMLGAVLQRESEVEDPSPDDMYKVGTAARIIKILEMPNGNLTVILNGLEKIEITEYIATEPYFKARVVALRDSTPDVKSIEFEALVDSIRDVALNIINVSPSMPKEAAFAIKNIDSKRGIINFICSNMELTDEDRQSLLEAPGLLARARKLLEILIREQQLAELKSQIQERVKQEIDKQQRDYYLQQQMRTIQDELGDGADADIEKLREDAKKKNWPKEVAETFEKEVQKVERLNPAVAEYSVQMTYLQLLLELPWNDVTKDNLDLKCAREQLDHDHFGLDEVKERILEHLAVIKLKGDLKSPILCLYGPPGVGKTSLGKSVATALGRKFGRISLGGLHDESEIRGHRRTYIGAMPGRIIQTIKRCGSSNPVIILDEVDKVTVSNHGDPSSALLEVLDPEQNTTFHDNYIDMEYDLSKVLFIATANNVGNIAPALRDRMEMINIPGYLVEEKVRIALDHLLPKQREAHGIKPQEMTLTPEVVEEIISCYTREAGVRSLDKHLAKIARARAKQIAFDEAFAPEITKKDLEKILGMPKFLREEYEVGGMTGVVTGLAWTEVGGDILYIESCLTPGKGKISLTGNLGDVMKESATIAHEWVMAHYKELGIDPKLFETNDINIHVPEGAIPKDGPSAGITMVTSIVSTYTGRKVKERIAMTGETTLRGRVMPVGGVKEKILAAKRAGITELILSEENRKDIAEIKAEYVEGLTFHYVRTNDEVLQLALE, encoded by the coding sequence ATGAGCAAAAAAAATAAGATCGAAATCGTTGAAGCGGACGACATGAACCTCGTTCCGGAGATTCTCGACGGCAAACACCGCGTGATCCCGATCGTGACGGGCGGTGACGAGCCGGTCGAGGAGGTTGAAGTTCCCGAAATCATCCCGATCCTGACCCTGCGGTCGTCGGTGCTCTTTCCGGGAGCCATCACGCCCATTACGGTGGGTCGAGACAAGAGTATTTCGCTGGTTCGGGCGGTGAATGCCGAGGGCGGGATGCTGGGCGCCGTGCTTCAGCGCGAGAGCGAGGTGGAGGACCCCTCGCCGGACGACATGTACAAGGTGGGCACGGCCGCGCGGATCATCAAGATCCTGGAGATGCCGAACGGCAACCTGACGGTGATCCTGAACGGCCTGGAGAAGATCGAAATCACGGAATATATCGCTACGGAACCCTATTTCAAGGCGCGTGTGGTGGCCTTGCGGGACTCGACGCCCGACGTGAAGAGCATCGAGTTCGAGGCGCTGGTCGACTCGATCCGTGACGTGGCGCTGAACATCATCAACGTCTCGCCGTCGATGCCCAAGGAGGCGGCCTTCGCCATCAAGAACATCGACTCGAAACGGGGGATCATCAACTTCATCTGCTCGAACATGGAGCTCACGGACGAGGACCGGCAGTCGCTGCTGGAGGCCCCCGGGCTGCTGGCGCGTGCACGCAAGCTGCTGGAGATCCTGATCCGCGAGCAGCAGCTGGCCGAACTGAAGAGCCAGATCCAGGAGCGCGTCAAGCAGGAGATCGACAAGCAGCAGCGTGACTACTACCTGCAGCAGCAGATGCGCACGATCCAGGACGAACTGGGCGATGGCGCGGATGCCGACATCGAGAAGCTGCGCGAGGATGCCAAGAAGAAGAACTGGCCGAAGGAGGTCGCCGAGACCTTCGAAAAGGAGGTGCAGAAGGTCGAGCGGCTGAATCCCGCGGTGGCGGAGTATTCGGTGCAGATGACCTACCTGCAGCTGCTGCTGGAGCTGCCGTGGAACGATGTCACGAAGGACAACCTCGACCTGAAGTGCGCCCGCGAGCAGCTGGATCACGACCATTTCGGGCTCGACGAGGTGAAGGAGCGTATCCTCGAACACCTGGCCGTGATCAAACTGAAGGGCGACCTGAAATCGCCGATTCTCTGCCTCTACGGCCCTCCGGGCGTGGGTAAGACGTCGCTGGGCAAGTCGGTGGCCACGGCCCTGGGCCGCAAGTTCGGGCGCATTTCGCTGGGCGGCCTGCACGACGAGTCGGAGATCCGCGGACACCGCCGCACCTACATCGGTGCGATGCCGGGCCGGATCATCCAGACGATCAAGCGCTGCGGGTCGTCGAATCCGGTGATCATCCTCGACGAGGTGGACAAGGTGACGGTCTCGAACCACGGGGACCCGTCGAGCGCCCTGCTCGAAGTGCTCGATCCGGAGCAGAACACGACCTTCCACGACAACTACATCGACATGGAGTACGACCTGTCGAAGGTGCTGTTTATCGCCACGGCGAACAACGTGGGGAATATCGCCCCGGCGCTGCGCGACCGTATGGAGATGATCAACATCCCGGGTTATCTCGTGGAGGAGAAGGTGCGCATTGCATTGGACCACCTGCTCCCGAAGCAGCGCGAGGCCCACGGAATCAAGCCGCAGGAGATGACCCTGACGCCGGAGGTGGTCGAGGAGATCATCTCGTGCTATACGCGCGAGGCGGGCGTCCGTTCGCTGGACAAGCACCTGGCGAAGATCGCCCGGGCGCGCGCCAAGCAGATCGCCTTCGACGAGGCGTTCGCCCCGGAGATCACGAAAAAGGACCTGGAAAAGATCCTCGGGATGCCGAAATTCCTGCGTGAGGAGTATGAGGTGGGCGGCATGACCGGCGTGGTGACGGGTCTGGCGTGGACCGAGGTAGGGGGCGACATTCTCTACATCGAATCGTGCCTGACGCCGGGCAAGGGGAAGATCAGCCTGACGGGCAACCTGGGTGACGTGATGAAGGAGTCGGCGACGATTGCGCATGAGTGGGTAATGGCCCACTATAAGGAGTTGGGCATCGATCCGAAACTGTTCGAAACGAACGACATCAACATCCACGTGCCGGAGGGTGCGATTCCGAAGGACGGCCCCTCGGCGGGCATTACGATGGTGACGTCGATCGTCTCGACCTACACGGGCCGCAAGGTGAAGGAGCGGATCGCCATGACGGGCGAGACGACGCTGCGGGGCCGGGTGATGCCGGTTGGCGGCGTGAAGGAGAAGATCCTGGCTGCGAAGCGTGCCGGCATTACGGAGCTGATCCTTTCGGAAGAGAACCGTAAGGACATTGCGGAGATCAAGGCGGAGTACGTGGAGGGTCTGACGTTCCACTACGTGCGGACGAACGACGAGGTGCTGCAACTGGCATTGGAATAG
- a CDS encoding KpsF/GutQ family sugar-phosphate isomerase, producing the protein MTDISKSRILSVARKALHTEMLSLQHLEESLDDSFARAVELILASHGKCIVTGMGKSGLVGRKIAATLASTGTPSFFLHPGEAFHGDLGMISKEDIILALSYSGETDEILKIVPFIHTNGNRLISMTGNPESALAKNSDVHLNVRVEEEACILHLAPTSSTTAQIAMGDALAVSLMELRGFTSVDFARLHPGGSLGRRLLMTVGNVMRDHDLPVVAPDCPATEMIHAISKGGLGLIVICEGDRIEGIVTDGDVRRAMERLRGEFFNIKAADIATPHPKTIAPTEKLIEAEKMMTRNKVTSLLVTDDAGKLVGVIQIYDIKL; encoded by the coding sequence ATGACCGATATTTCGAAATCCCGGATTTTGTCGGTAGCACGCAAGGCGTTGCATACCGAGATGCTGTCGCTGCAGCATCTGGAGGAGTCGCTGGACGATTCGTTTGCCCGGGCCGTGGAGCTGATCCTGGCGAGCCACGGCAAGTGCATCGTGACGGGCATGGGCAAATCGGGCCTCGTGGGGCGCAAGATCGCCGCGACGCTCGCATCGACCGGTACGCCGAGTTTCTTCCTTCACCCGGGGGAGGCCTTCCACGGCGATCTGGGCATGATCTCGAAGGAGGATATTATTCTGGCGCTTTCCTATTCGGGCGAGACGGACGAGATCCTGAAGATCGTGCCGTTCATCCACACGAACGGCAATCGGCTGATCTCCATGACGGGCAATCCCGAATCGGCGCTGGCCAAGAACTCCGACGTGCATCTGAACGTGCGGGTCGAGGAGGAGGCCTGCATCCTGCATCTCGCTCCCACGTCGTCCACAACGGCGCAGATCGCCATGGGCGACGCCCTGGCCGTTTCGCTGATGGAGCTGCGGGGCTTCACGAGCGTCGATTTCGCGCGTCTGCATCCGGGCGGCAGCCTCGGGCGGCGCCTGCTGATGACCGTGGGCAATGTCATGCGGGACCATGACCTGCCGGTCGTTGCGCCGGATTGTCCGGCCACGGAGATGATCCACGCCATTTCGAAGGGCGGCCTGGGTTTGATCGTGATCTGCGAGGGCGACCGTATCGAGGGCATTGTGACCGACGGCGACGTGCGCCGGGCCATGGAGCGCCTGCGCGGTGAGTTCTTCAACATCAAGGCCGCCGATATTGCCACGCCGCACCCGAAGACGATCGCGCCGACCGAGAAGCTGATCGAGGCGGAGAAGATGATGACGCGCAACAAGGTGACCTCGCTGTTGGTGACCGACGATGCGGGCAAGCTCGTCGGTGTGATCCAGATCTATGACATCAAACTCTGA
- a CDS encoding helix-turn-helix transcriptional regulator has product MKNRIRVERAERRMTQQQLAEAVGVSRQTINAIEAGKFVPSTVLALKIARQFEKPVEAVFQLEEGE; this is encoded by the coding sequence ATGAAGAATAGGATCCGGGTCGAACGCGCCGAGCGGCGCATGACCCAACAACAGTTGGCCGAAGCCGTGGGCGTCAGCCGCCAGACGATCAATGCCATCGAGGCGGGGAAATTCGTACCTTCGACCGTCCTGGCGCTGAAGATCGCCCGGCAGTTCGAAAAACCCGTCGAGGCCGTTTTCCAACTCGAAGAGGGCGAATAA
- the kdsA gene encoding 3-deoxy-8-phosphooctulonate synthase codes for MKFIAGPCVIESAELLDTVAERLAAINRRLGTEIIFKASFDKANRTSIASFRGPGLDRGLQMLADVRAKWGLKLLTDIHESWQAAPVGEVVDVIQIPAFLCRQTDLVVAAAKTGRTVNIKKAQFLSGVDMQYPYEKACEAGAREVWLTERGNSFGYNNLVVDFRNIPDMLKIAPTVIMDCTHSVQRPGAAGGKTGGNREFVPAMARAAQAFGANGFFFEVHPDPDRGLSDAANMLRLNDLEPLIESLLQVQ; via the coding sequence ATGAAATTCATTGCCGGACCCTGTGTCATTGAATCGGCCGAACTGTTGGATACGGTGGCCGAACGCCTGGCGGCGATCAACCGCCGCCTCGGCACGGAGATCATCTTCAAGGCCTCGTTCGACAAGGCCAACCGGACGTCGATCGCGTCGTTCCGCGGCCCGGGTCTCGACCGGGGCCTGCAGATGCTGGCGGACGTGCGGGCGAAATGGGGCCTGAAGCTCCTGACGGACATCCACGAGTCGTGGCAGGCCGCACCGGTGGGTGAAGTGGTCGACGTGATCCAGATTCCGGCGTTCCTGTGCCGTCAGACCGACCTGGTGGTGGCTGCGGCGAAGACGGGCCGGACGGTGAACATCAAGAAGGCGCAGTTCCTTTCGGGAGTCGACATGCAATACCCCTACGAAAAGGCTTGCGAGGCGGGCGCCCGGGAGGTATGGCTCACCGAACGCGGCAATTCGTTCGGCTATAACAATCTGGTGGTCGACTTCCGCAACATCCCCGACATGCTGAAGATCGCCCCGACGGTCATCATGGACTGCACACACTCGGTGCAGCGCCCCGGTGCGGCGGGCGGCAAGACGGGCGGCAACCGCGAATTCGTTCCGGCGATGGCCCGTGCCGCCCAGGCATTCGGGGCCAACGGCTTCTTCTTCGAGGTTCACCCCGATCCGGACCGGGGTCTGAGCGACGCCGCGAACATGCTGCGGCTGAATGATCTGGAACCCTTGATCGAATCTTTACTTCAGGTACAATGA